The stretch of DNA CCCGGCAGCCAAGCAGACGGAGTGTGTTAGTGGGTGCGTTAGTTGTTGCTGTGTAGTTTCAGGGCTGTGATGGACCCTGCCGACCCCTCAGTGTACCGTCAGTACCGCCCCCCTCCGCGGGACCTGCTCCAGCTGCCCCGGACGCTGCTGTACCTGTTGATGGCccactgtggtggtggtggccgTGGCCTACGCCATCGTGGGACACCTGATCAAGGACCTCGCACATGACATCCTGGGTATGTATCTTTGGAGTGCTGAGGTAGAACAGTCCTTACGCTTCCTCTAGAAAAGGAACGAGGCACTCTGACTCTAAACTCGCTTGATCTGGAGGTCAGTGGGCAGACGCTTTAAGGGGTACTCCAGAGTTTtatctgctgtatctgcagTGGACGGCTTACAGCTCATCTGTGAGGGCttgtgctgtctctctctctccctctctctctccctctctctctccctctccctctcccctctctctctcactctcactctctctctctctctctgtctctctctccctctccctctctctctctctctctgtctctctctccctcctctcctctctctctcactctctctctctccctctctctctcactctcactctctctctctctctctgtctctctctcccctctccctctctctctcactctctctctctctgtctctctctccctccctctctctgtctctctctctctctcctctctcctctgtctctctctctctccctctctctctactccctctctctctctctctctctctctctcctctctcatccctctctctctgtgtctctctctctctctctctctctgtctctctctctctctctctctctctctctctctctctgtgtgtgtctctctctctctcactctctctctctctctgtctctctctccctctcctctactccctctctctctctctccactcctctctctctgtctctctctccctccctctctctgtctctctctctctctctctctctctccctcttccactctctctctcactctctctctctctctctctgtctctctcttctctctctctctctctgtctctctctctctctctctcctctctctctctgtcttctctccctccctctctctctctcttctctctctctctctctctctctctctgtgtctctctctctgtctctctctctctctctctctctctctctgtgtgtgtctctctctctctcactctctctctctctctctctgtgtctctctctctctctctgtgtctctctctctgtctctctctgtctctctctctctctctctgtctctctctctctctctctctctctgtgtgtgtgtctctctctctctctctctctctctctctctctctctctgtgtctctctctctctctctgtgtctctctctctgtctctctctgtctctctctctctgtctctctctctgtctctctctctctctctctctctctctgtgtgtctctctctctctctctctctctctctcactctctctctctctctctctcactctctctctctctctctctctctctctctctctgtgtctctctctcactgtctctctccctctcttcctccagaCTACACTCTGGGTCCTCATGAGGAGGACCTGAAGGAGTTGAACGAGGTGGCGTGTCCAGCCCCGCCACACATGCCCCAGGCGCTGACCTTGTCCCACCCGAACGCGTTCCACGTGTGGGACCAGGACGACGTGGTGATTCCACTGTCTCCGGAGGAAAGCCCCCAGGGCAGCCCCCTGCTGGCGGTCATTCCGTACATCCCTCACTTCTTCCCTTCGCACGCCGCCCACAGCGCCCCTCCTCCAGCCCTGCCGTCGCACTGCAGCCCGAAAACAGGAGCCCTAGCCGAACCCCCCAAACTGACCACAAAGGACACGCCTCCGCCCCAGAGGGCCCTCTGACCTCTACGTACTTATACCCCTGACACTCTGATGACCTCACCACTCAGCACCTTCAAAAGGACACGACAGTTTTCCTTCCTGAGCTCTgcgtctgtgtctgtggcgtACGGCCGATAACCACACATCCTAATATCAGCCCTGAACTTCCCTGAACTTCCCTGAACGAACACTGTAAACCTCCAGTAGACGCCTGTGGGCAGATTTAGCGCTCAGCTCCGTGTGCTGTGTCCTTTAGTGTTCGTTCGGCCTGCAGGTTCAACATGTTTCCCTGAACTGAGAAAGGAACCGGCTCGAACCCTAATAATGAACCAGTAATAATGAACTGCTAATAATGAACCAGTAAATAATGAACCAGTAATAATGAACCGCTAATAATGAACCGCTAATAATGAACCAGTAATAATGAACCCGCTAATAATGAACCGCTAATAATGAACCAGTAATAATGAACCGCTAATAATGAACCAGTAATAATGAACCAGTAATAATGAACCGCTAATAATGAACCGCTAATAATGAACCAGTAATAATGAACCGCTAATAATGAACCAGTAATAATGAACCAGTAATAATGAACCAGTAATAATGAACCGCTAATAATGAACCAGTAATAATGAACCAGTAATAATGAACCAGTAATAATGAACCGCTAATAATGAACCAGTAATAATGAACCAGTAATAATGAACCGCTAATAATGAACCAGTAATAATGAACCAGTAATAATGAACCGCTAATAATGAACCGCTAATAATGAACCAGTAATAATGAACCAGTAATAATGAACCGCTAATAATGAACCAGTAATAATGAACCGCTAATAATGAACCAGTAATAATGAACCAGTAATAATGAACTGCTAATAATGAACCGCTAATAATGAACCAGTAATAATGAACCACTAATAATGAACCGCTAATAATGAACCAGTAATAATGAACCGCTAATAATGAACCAGTAATAATGAACCAGTAATAATGAAACCGCTAATAATGAACCAGTAATAATGAACCGCTAATAATGAACCAGTAATAATGAACCAGTAATAATGAACCAGTAATAATGAACCGCTGATAATGAACCAGTAATAATGAACCAGTAATAATGAACCGCTGATAATGAACCAGTAATAATGAACCAGTAATAATGAACCAGTAATAATGAACCAGTAATAATGAACCGCTGATAATGAACCAGTAATAATGAACCAGTAATAATGAACCGCTGATAATGAACCAGTAATAATGAACCAGTAATAATGAACCAGTAATAATGATGCAGTCTAGGGGCAGATGCTGACCTTTGTGTAGATGAACGAGCTCCTCAGTTAAAGCTGTGATCACCTGTGTAGAAATGTGGGCGGAGTCTGTACAGGCTCCACCTAATTGACACGGATACCTGAAAACCTTAGGGAAAGCACAGGTGACCGGGACTTCTTTTAACAGGATGCTGGACTCTCTTAGAGGACTTTAGAGTTTAGAGAACTGGACTGGACTTAAGGCCCTAAAGGACCTGAGCTGCTGCTTAGTCCCAGCCTAAACCTCTGGACTTCAGACTTAAAGAGGTCCATGGTGAGATCTGTTGGAAGCACGTCTGCTGTCCTCCTACCCCAGCGGTGCAGCGCCTCCACAGCCAGACTTTCCACTTTAAAGTCTAAACCCCTTCTGATGATGCATTTTGAAGGTGGGAGGAGTTTGAGGGTGGGGCTGATGAACTGCTGAAAGCAGGAAGCAGAATCTTCAAGTTCACAGGACGGATATGCTAGCTGGTGAGCTACGTATTGCCAGAGGGGGCAGCGTTGTACAGTTGAGTTAACAGGACTGGATGTTTTACACCagtcagccacaacattaacaccactggcAGGGTGGGGTTTAACGGTACACAGAAGTCATGGCCCGGTATCGTTACACCCATACTGGCAGGTGAAGTCATcaacattgatgatctggtaCAGGGGCCgccttcaggggtcttgtgggtcagagctgtttttggcagcacaaggggatCGACTCAATgttaggttttaatgttatggctgattagtgtatagAGTTGGTGTGTGTGGACTGTGGATGTGAGTCTGGAGATCCGGCACTGTTCACTGCACTGTGACCGTGGAGGACCATAAAAAGACTCAGAGGCCTGAGAGGAACTCCAGCTTGGCCCGGGTTAAAGCCCTGCTGGTGCTGGAGACCCGGATAAGCCTGGATTTACTGGCAGCAGCTTTGCAGGCGAGTGTTTGCGAGCAGCACGAGGAGCACCTCAGCTACAACCCGTGCCCCCTAAAGATAGACGAAAGACCTCTGGAGTGATGAGCGTGTTCAGAAGAACTCCAGGAGAAGCTCCCTGTCTTCGCTCAGATCTGTGGCTGCAGAGAGTTCACACTGACACTCAAAGCTGAATGCACATCTTTACCCCCTTAAAATGGATCGGGGGGCGCGGaggcgggggggggggcagtaaaCCTAAACGCTGTTTTAAATCACTCTTTATTGACATTTCAATTATATCAAACATGAGCACAGAAACACAACCTGCAGATGACTGTAGATCTGTGTcatttgctttttcttttttttaattccacacacacacacacacacacacacacacaccagaatacccctttaaaaaaataaaatgtcaaaaaatgtGGAAAGTGAAAGTAttaaagcctcattaataacatttacaGATCAGGCGGTTTCTGTTCTGAACTACATTTAAACCATGACACCCAGAGTGAGACGCTCCGGCTCTACAGCTTCTCAGCAGCTTCTCAGCAGCTTCTCAGCAGCTTCTCAGCAGCTTCTCAGCAGGAGGAGAAACGTCTGAACTTTCAGTCTGAAGGAAATGAGAATGACCTCTTTAACGTTTAGAAAACACTTAAAGGCCCGATTTCACGCTCTCTCCTGAGGAACCCTGCGTTCTGTGCTGGTGTCAGCAGGTTCTGTTACGGTTCTATAAGGTTCTGCAGGGTTTTTACTCGACAGGAAACGGAGGCAAAGTGAGCTAAGCCAATTAGCGAGCCTCTTCCCTTTTGCACGGCCAGTGCCGGCTGAGGAGCGgatttagcattagcttagggCTAATGTCCTCAGGTCAACCTGTCTGAGGTAACACTCAAACATCATCTGAGCAAAGAGCCGCGAAGAAAGCAAGAGTCATGAAGAGTCGgacagacggacggacagacggacggacagacgcGTCCCTCTGGGCCGAGGAGCCTCTTTAAGCAGGCTAGCGATTTACTGCTAAACTCTGCGGCTCTAAACTGGAAGCTCTAAAAATAAACGCCGGCCTCAGTTTAATTCGATTGGGAATCAGCTGTTTTTACCCGATCCGATCAAACTGCCCTCAGATAAACGCCCTCGGAGAGGGGAGCTGAGGACAGGCTACAGGCTGCTAGCAGGGAGCGCTAGCCTGTTGGACACTTCACATGGTGTTCAGCTCAGCACAGCTAACCGCTCCGCACGATGCTAACGTGCAGCTAATTGTGATCGACTAGCAgggctttagcattagcatgtcaGCCGGTCATTAACGTTGACGGCAAAATTAAACGTACTCAAACTTCCAAATGATTTTACCAGTAAATTCTGTTCTCTACAAATAAAGACGAGTTAAATGTTTCACATAAAATCGTGACGTTAAAATTCTACTGGAAATTCTACACTAATTACTTACCAAATGTTTGTTAAATTATAAACTGCATAAACTCACAGTTCAGGGTCATTTCAGACTCAGATTTATTTCTGGTGAAATTTCAAAAGGTTTTCTTTTAGAAAAGGTTTAGACTCTTGACTGGACAGCATGTAAAAATAACCCTAACCCAAGTCTAACCCCTTCCCAAACACAGCTGACCCAACATTACAGAACTGAACCGCATTAAAATACTCTTACACAAGACTTCAGGTCAGGTCAGCGGGCCCGACCCTAAAGAAAAACCACACACCCAGCATAAACCAGGCAGGAGCCCTTTGACCCAGGTCATCTGACCTTTAACCTGACCCCCATAAAGCAGGACAGATCAGATTAACAGGAACTGGAAGACACTGCTACACCAGACTCAGAAGAGTCTAAACCCACTGCAGCCTCTAGTCCTGTAGAAACCCAAACCACTGTAAGTGCCACCCTCAAAACTGGAATTCTGGATCCAGTAATTCATGATTCAGACGTCACATTTAGAGGCACATCTAAACCCTCCAAGACAAGCGCGAGGCCCTCGTAAGAGTAGGAGAATAAAGATCAGCAGTTCTCAGAACCTAAAACCAGAGCAGCTTTAATTTAGCTTCAAGCTAAAGGTAAAACCATCCCAAACTGCAGAACCTTAAACCTCCAGGACCCTGGTTTAAACCGAACCACAGGTGCAGTTTGATCTAGTGCTGCCACCTGCTGGCAAAGCCATGCATTACTGGAGACCATGCCATCatgcagccccccccccccccccccgccgcCGTCCACCTTTAGACCAGCTGCCAGACTACAGGAGGTCACAGTGGCCAAGACACcctggacctggacctggacctggacctggacctggacctggacctggaccacgaccccccccccctcccctccccccgtCCAGTACAGCACACAAAGACAAAAGCAATTTTACATCAAAAAGgtttaatcatttaaaagatgtttcattaaacatttattgCTCAAAACcagtaaaacatttaaatcattcaaaacatttaaaacGTCTATATAATAGAACCAAACCCCTCGAGTCCGCCTACTCTACAGCTACACTGCCGCCAAGCTCAAGTCTGTAAAAAGGAAACCTCCTGCACCACACCAGCACCCCTCCCCGGGTTAGAGATCCCGCTTGGGAAGAACCGTCCTGTACAGCGAGGTTCCTTTGGCCTGAATGAAGGTAATGGTCAGTTTCTTCTTGGTCACTTCCATGTGCGTAAACCCCCCCAGGGTCGAGGCCTTGCCAGTGAAGAACTTCAGGGAGTTTTCAGGAACGGCATTACGGTGCCTGACGTCCGGATCCATGAAGTTCCCGGCGCCGCTCACCACATAGCCAATGTCGGACTCCTTCAGGTACTAAGAGGACAGACGAGGAAGACAGTGAGCATCAAGAACGAAGGCTACACTACCCTACTCACTACTGAGGGCACCAACCTGCAGGTTGTGGTCATGGCCACACAAGTAGGCTGTAGCCTTGTACTTCACCAGAAGGGGGCGCAGCCTCTTCAGCAGGCAGTCTGTGGGGCCGTGCTCAGAGATGGACCAGACGGGGTAGTGTCCGGCCACCAACAGGAAGTCCGCCTTGGAGCGGGCCATGCGCTCCTGCAGCCACACCAGCTGGCGGTTAGCCTGGGCGCTACTCTGCGGGCCCGGCGGCTTCTGGTCCTTAAAGTCGTCCGTGTTTCCACAGAGCAGCACCGTGTCCAGCATCAGGACGGTCAGCGTGCTGTCCGTGTTTGGGATGCGGAAGTTGAGCTCGTAGTAATAGTACGGGAAGTTCCTGGGAAAGAGGAAGAGGACTAGTGAGCTGGGAAAGTTCTACTGCTGCAGGAAAGGTGGAGTCTGAGCAGGTGGAGGAGACTCACCACCGCGGAGAGACCTTGCTGTACTGGATCTGCGCGAGGACGTTTCCTGCATGGTCGTGGTTGCCAGCAACAACAAACCATGGGACGTTAAGAGACTTGGCGGTGTAGACCTTCTCAAAGGTGTCCTACAGCCGAGGAGGGGTCAGTCAGTACACGGTACCACTCGGCAGAACAGGCAACAGAACCAATTGTGGTGCTACACTAAATGGCcagaagtattgagacacctgctaaTGCCTGGTGTCTCCTGAAACCAAAAaaggcattgctgtgaagatttaattgcattcaaccacaattcagcattagtgaggtcaggaggtaAACatccatccaaaagtactggatggagctccaccatcactccaaaAGAacggggtgggggtgggggggttggttatatatatataacgtccacaaacttttacacTAAACGCATGGAGGCCCCCCGGACCCCCCCGGACCCCCTCACACTCAGACCCCCTGTGATCAGGGCTGTGAGGAGGCGCTGCAGCAGTGAAGAGTAAGACAGGATCCGGGATCTTTACGCACCTGGAACCGAGGGTCGTCCACACTCTTCACTCCTCTGT from Salminus brasiliensis chromosome 7, fSalBra1.hap2, whole genome shotgun sequence encodes:
- the acp5a gene encoding tartrate-resistant acid phosphatase type 5a isoform X2 — encoded protein: MAPQIISIFIILTLPAVLCYPPSFINLEPKGRNQSSLRFLVVGDWGGLPNAPFITPIEWATAREMGRTAHQLGADFVLALGDNFYYRGVKSVDDPRFQDTFEKVYTAKSLNVPWFVVAGNHDHAGNVLAQIQYSKVSPRWNFPYYYYELNFRIPNTDSTLTVLMLDTVLLCGNTDDFKDQKPPGPQSSAQANRQLVWLQERMARSKADFLLVAGHYPVWSISEHGPTDCLLKRLRPLLVKYKATAYLCGHDHNLQYLKESDIGYVVSGAGNFMDPDVRHRNAVPENSLKFFTGKASTLGGFTHMEVTKKKLTITFIQAKGTSLYRTVLPKRDL
- the acp5a gene encoding tartrate-resistant acid phosphatase type 5a isoform X1; translation: MGFKCYSGKHAAVFPALLNKCIHHMMRAHTHTHTAAESVQACCEHTPVAPVCEGGYKAELSEEQRRSRSCFCPARRVRRDRRVESGAMAPQIISIFIILTLPAVLCYPPSFINLEPKGRNQSSLRFLVVGDWGGLPNAPFITPIEWATAREMGRTAHQLGADFVLALGDNFYYRGVKSVDDPRFQDTFEKVYTAKSLNVPWFVVAGNHDHAGNVLAQIQYSKVSPRWNFPYYYYELNFRIPNTDSTLTVLMLDTVLLCGNTDDFKDQKPPGPQSSAQANRQLVWLQERMARSKADFLLVAGHYPVWSISEHGPTDCLLKRLRPLLVKYKATAYLCGHDHNLQYLKESDIGYVVSGAGNFMDPDVRHRNAVPENSLKFFTGKASTLGGFTHMEVTKKKLTITFIQAKGTSLYRTVLPKRDL